The nucleotide window AGTATTTTTGAGGCGCACAGGCTTCTTCACAAATCATAAGGTGGTTAAGATGTCTCTCACGTATGGCAAAACTTCAGAAGTACAACTTGGAACAGaaaattgaatataaaaaGTTTTGTTGAGGTCAATTATGTAATTTTTGTACAgtatttcaagtttcaacacCAATGGTTGTTGGGTCTTCCTCACCTCCACCTTCTCTTTAACACCAATTCAGAAACACACAACGACACCGGCCCAGAAACCCAAGAGACCAGACCTCCATGCTTTGAGCATGCAGAGGTTTCTGTGAAAACATTTGGGTGTTCGACTTTTCCTAAGGAGTGTGGAATTTTTGGATCTGAATTTGGGTCAAACAACTGAGTTGACTTCATTGACTTGGGATTGGTAATGAGTCATGTATTGATTTAGCTATTGGGTTTGGTTAGAGTGAAGAGAAGTACAATGTCTTGGAAGAGCAGAGGAGCCGAGTCAGCTTCAAAGAGTGCAGTGTCTCGGAAATGGaccattttgttttgtattggtTGCTTTTGTGCTGGGATGCTCTTCTCTGATAGGTAATTTCTACTCACATAAAgcttccatttttctttggaTTCGATCCATTTGTTTAAGTATTTAGCATGTAACTCTAATTTGGTGAAGTTTGTAGCTTCCTTTTCCCCTTAATTTTAGTAAAAGATTTGGaattttggtgggtttgtgTATATTGGCATCAATTGTGTCAGCCAATAGTTCTTAAAGAATATTGGTGAGTGATGATGGATTTTGAACGGTCTTCTGGGTTTGGTAATTAAAGCATCTTTGGTGTATTTGTTAATTGTTTTCTGGGAATCTTAAAGTGGAGATTAATGATGATGGCCGTGGTTTTTAAATGCAGTTTTACTAATCAGACAATGAAGCTTATGTGTCCTGgaattctcttttttctgtATTACAATTATGAGATTGTGATAGATCTGAATTTCATGTAATAGATCCAACTTTTGAAAGTTTATATGAATATTATTCATCGTACTGCTTGAATTCAGACATCATGCTTGGACATCAGTTGCTGTCCTAATCATTTAGTTCAAGAGAGGACTCTGGTGTCCCTTCTTCATTAAGTGGTCCTGCACCGTCTTCTGTGCGGCCCCTCCCTCCCTTGACCTTTCCTTTCCCTCTCTTTGCTTCTCATTGACGGAAAACCTTTTGATGGGTTTCTCCTGCATGATTTCCAGATTAGGATATCGGTTTTTGATAACATCCTCTAGCATCGCTTATCTGCTTACACGTCACATTCCGGTTGCTACGTGCTATTTCTCTGCGAAATGTGCATGCATACACATCAAAACATGTTATTACTTGGAACATTATCAGAAGCGATAAAGTAGTGTGTTCTGTGGTAGAGTTTAATTCCAGGCATGTTCTATacttacaaaaataataaataaactctGCCAACAGAATGTGGTCAGTGCCTGAAATTAAAGGCATAGCGAGGACGGCAAGGCATGAAGAAGAAACACTGCAATTAGTTTCTGGCTGTGATCCAACAATTGTGAGTATCTTTTATCCAAATAaccatgtctttttcttttctttatttgtttatttatctctacctttctttttgtttagaaGGATGTAGAACATGAACAGAAGGATGTTTATGGGGAAGTTTCAAAGACTCATCATGCTATACAGTAAGCCAATGCCGGAGCTTATCtaaattttgttgaagttgCCACTGTTATATCTCATGACTCTTACAAAATGCAGCACACtggataaaaaaatttcaaatttggagATGGAATTAGCTGCTGCAAGGGCTGCACAGGAATCTATACTTAATGGTTCACCTATtgcagaaaatttaaaaattccggagacaagaaagaaaagaaaatatctaaTGGTCGTAGGAATAAATACTGCTTTTAGCAGTCGAAAGCGCAGAGATTCAGTTCGTGCTACTTGGATGCCTCAAGGTTTGTTGATTGACAATCTGCTTTCTTGTATAATTTTCTAATTAGATTTGAAAGCGTCTGACATTTCCTTTCCACTTTTTCTTTACTATATGATTAGGcgataaaagaaagaagcttgAGGAAGAAAAGGGCATTGTAATTCGCTTTGTAATAGGTCACAGGTGGGCATTTGAGTTCAAAGCTATTTGTTGAtaccaattttcttttgatttctcGTTTAGGTATTCCGTCAATAGATTTCATGAAGGTCTCAGTCTTTCACAAGAAAATCATGTAATTTGGTTCTTTGCTATTGAGATCTTTATCCTGCCATAGATTCAATCTATGTAgagagtttttatttattaaaaacattctGGGAATCATACAACGTGATAGAATCAAATACTCTTTTCCCCTTTGGTTGTGTCTTAAAATTCTAATTTCTTTTCCCCCTCCCTTTTACTATCCCCATCATAATTTATTCTCCATCATGTAAAGAAACACTACAAGTGTGCATGCAAGACAGCTTTCAGGCTCCATTGtctatatgtgtatgtatgcATTCTGTTTTCACTACTGCatttcttatttcttatttatttttatgttttatctcaaagttaatttttttatcacATGATTTACGCCCCGATTATCTACGATATAGTCACCtcaactttgaaatattttgcacttctttaaagataaaaaaatataaactttaatgATCACAAACTGATTTGTCTTTCCTCTATCACCTGTTCCATTGCTAGTGCTACATCAGGTGGTATCCTTGATAGAGCTGTTGAAGCAGAGGATAAAAAACATGGTGACATTTTGCGGCTGGTAAAGCCCTTATCTTTTCAACTAGTTCAGTTAGTCTTTTATCTGACTGCAGAACAGAAATACAATGTCGGGACATTTCATAATGTGTTGATCTGAGGAAAAAGCTGATTGAAATTTGTCTTCATAAATTTTGTGAAAGCAGGATCATGTTGAGGGCTATCTTGAATTGTCAGCAAAGACGAAGATCTTTTTTGCCACTGCTGTTGCTTCATGGGATGCAGATTTCTACGTCaaagttgatgatgatgtacATGTAAATATAGGTATATATTTATCATgtgttctgtttcttttgcaTGTATAAAAGCATAAGAAATCTTTTACtcaggaattttttttgtttttgttttattgagTTTGAAGCATTCATTATTCAAGCTCAAAATTACTTGTCCACTTGGTATTCATAAAGTTTCCTAAGTATTCATGCTTTACATAACCTCTAAATGTTTTCATGATGAATACTGAGTGATGTAAAGCATTGTCTTCATATGACTATGTTTTGCAACAAAGTGGGTAGTACTGTGGccaaaaatgttgaaaatttgtgttttcaaGGTTTTAAAACTGGAAATTGGCTTTTCTTGAATACAGCTGAAATTAGAGTCTTGTTTAAGTAGTCATTAATGTTGGCATTTTTGCTGCAGCCAGTGTGTAATAACTTTTGCCTATatctttctccattttccttaGTGTCGAATTCATTCATCATGTTTTTGCAGGAACACTTGGAGCAACTTTAGCTAGACATAGATCAAACCCCAGGGTGTATATTGGATGCATGAAATCTGGTCCAGTCCTTGCTCGAAAGTGAGCTGTACACTCTTCAAACTATTTCTTTCAGCTAGTCATTTTTGCCATTCTTTCCCTTACCTTATTTGTTTATCAACAGGGGAGTGAGATATCATGAGCCTGAGTATTGGAAATTTGGCGAGGAAGGGAACAAATATTTCCGTCATGCCACAGGACAGCTCTATGCTATCTCAAAAGACTTGGCTACTTACATATCAATCAACCAGTATGTTTCCATATTCTGTATGGTGGCAATCTTTCTGCCCAAAGTACGTTTACTTATTTCTTACATTATGCTAATCATGTAGGCATGTGCTACACAAGTATGCCAATGAGGATGTTTCTCTGGGGTCGTGGTTCATTGGATTGGATGTGGAGCAGATTGATGACCGAAGATTATGTTGTGGAACACCACCTGGTAATTTCATATGCATCTATTTTATCCCATTTCCTTTTAACTATCTGGGTATTAATGAGGATTGCTATGGCATTAGTTTTGggaaaagaaattttggtCACTAAGCATCTGATTAACCTGGGTTGTTGCACATACCATATCTTCAACGTTGTGTTTCAGTTATTTAGAGTGCCAATGGATCACCAAGACATTGTTTATTATTCCGACTCTTTTAGCAAACAAGTTGACTTATTTATTTGGGTAGCACAATTTTCACGATGTGGCACACTGGGAATGGGGATAGTTTGGTGATTGTGACAAAAAGCATTGGCTTACATGTTATACAAGGCCTAGTTCCACAGGCAGCTGAGGTTTGAGTTTTTCACTCATTACAGACCCATAGAATTGAAATGCCAGAGGATGTATTTAGTGTAAAAAAAGTGGGAAAGACACAATTACCCATTGTGTTTacttttctgaaaaataataataattagaagAGACAACTACTACCACTTTAAAGCACGCCTGCCCTTTAGCTATGACCTTTGTTACTACACACAAGTCTGTGCAGTGGCTTTCCTATCTAGGATTGTGTTATGGGTTGATTATAGCCCATTGATTGCCACACTTCTGTTTAGCTGGTGACGCTTGATCATGGTGACCAGCGGCACATCTAAAACTCGTCATGAGATCTTAGCTTGGATCCTCCGATCTATTGACCATTTCTTACCAGAAGTTCACTTCTTTCTGTTTATGACATACATTCTCATGTGACTTCTGTTTAAGACTTCAAGGTCAGGTTTGATCATGTGCGGAATAACATGGTTGAAAGACACCTGTCTTTCCCTGTGATGCTCTTTCCATGTTATTGGTGGGTGAGTTTTGTGTGGATTTGCCCATTCATTCATGATAAGTTTACAtgttaaaattacaaataaaacaaaatgggGGTGAAACTTAACGGTGCATGGTTCAAGCTAGGAACAGATATTATCATAATGAAATTTACAAATAGAAGTTTAATGGTGTTAATTGTTACCACAGATTGTGAATGGAAGGCTCAGGCAGGCAATGTCTGTGTTGCTTCGTTCGATTGGAGTTGCAGTGGAATCTGCAAGTCTTCCGAGAGGATCAAGGAGGTCCATCGGCGCTGTGGAGAAGGTGAGAATGCTTTGTGGAATGCAGTTTTCTAACCGGCAACTTTCTTCCTAACTCAGGAGGAACATGTAAATGGCTTGAGCTTGTATCATAAAGTTCCGCACAGAAAAATGTTTGTAACACAATATGTAAAATGAGATGCATAGCGAGATGGGTTGGCACCCTGCTGGGGAAGTTGCTTTCCTATTTCTGGGATTCTACTCCATTTTAGAAGAGGAGAGAACCCCAATAACAAACTTAAAAGAGGCAAGAGATTGTAGTTAATTCATTCTTTGAGTGCTTCCGGGGCCATTTGTAAGTCTTCCATGGCTAATGGAGCTCCACAATAAATGCCAATGTCCTGctgccttttactttataaatTAGTGCATTGCAATTGAACTTTTTGTGGGTTTTATACCTTTTCCATGATAGTAGAAGAAATGAGGATAG belongs to Prunus persica cultivar Lovell chromosome G4, Prunus_persica_NCBIv2, whole genome shotgun sequence and includes:
- the LOC18781258 gene encoding probable beta-1,3-galactosyltransferase 2 isoform X1, whose protein sequence is MSWKSRGAESASKSAVSRKWTILFCIGCFCAGMLFSDRMWSVPEIKGIARTARHEEETLQLVSGCDPTIKDVEHEQKDVYGEVSKTHHAIHTLDKKISNLEMELAAARAAQESILNGSPIAENLKIPETRKKRKYLMVVGINTAFSSRKRRDSVRATWMPQGDKRKKLEEEKGIVIRFVIGHSATSGGILDRAVEAEDKKHGDILRLDHVEGYLELSAKTKIFFATAVASWDADFYVKVDDDVHVNIGTLGATLARHRSNPRVYIGCMKSGPVLARKGVRYHEPEYWKFGEEGNKYFRHATGQLYAISKDLATYISINQHVLHKYANEDVSLGSWFIGLDVEQIDDRRLCCGTPPDCEWKAQAGNVCVASFDWSCSGICKSSERIKEVHRRCGEGENALWNAVF
- the LOC18781258 gene encoding probable beta-1,3-galactosyltransferase 2 isoform X2, producing MSWKSRGAESASKSAVSRKWTILFCIGCFCAGMLFSDRMWSVPEIKGIARTARHEEETLQLVSGCDPTIDVEHEQKDVYGEVSKTHHAIHTLDKKISNLEMELAAARAAQESILNGSPIAENLKIPETRKKRKYLMVVGINTAFSSRKRRDSVRATWMPQGDKRKKLEEEKGIVIRFVIGHSATSGGILDRAVEAEDKKHGDILRLDHVEGYLELSAKTKIFFATAVASWDADFYVKVDDDVHVNIGTLGATLARHRSNPRVYIGCMKSGPVLARKGVRYHEPEYWKFGEEGNKYFRHATGQLYAISKDLATYISINQHVLHKYANEDVSLGSWFIGLDVEQIDDRRLCCGTPPDCEWKAQAGNVCVASFDWSCSGICKSSERIKEVHRRCGEGENALWNAVF